Below is a window of bacterium DNA.
GGGCCGCGCGGTCGATGTTATCGCGGAAAGGGATGAAGGCGTCCGAGCTCAGCGCCACGCCGTCGAAGCGGGCAAGCCACTCCTGTTTCTCGTCGCGGGAGAGCGGCGCGGGCACGGTCTTGAAACAGAGCCGCCACGCCTTCAGTTCGGCCTCGGTGGCGTCTTCCTCCAGGTAGAGGTCGATGGCGTTAGCCTTCTCGGTACGGGTCGTGCCTTTCTTGAAGTCTAGGCTCCGCACTCTGGGGTGGAGGCGGAGTAGCCACTTGTCGGCCTTGGCGCAGGCGATGCGAGTGCAGGCGATGCGCGACTGCTGACCCGCGCCCATGCCGATTACCTGACCGTCGTAGGCCAGACAAACCGAGTTGGACTGGGTGTACTTCAGGGCAAGAGTGGCGACGAGCATGTTGGTGCCGGCCTCGGCCGGAATCTGCTTCTTGACAGTGACGACCTTGTCGAGCAGCGCGGGCGTGACAAGCGCGTTGTTGCGGGCCTGTTCCAGCGTGACGCCGAAGACCTGGCGCGCCTCAGTCTCTGAAGGCTTGTAAGCCGGGTCCATCTCAAGCACCGGGTAGGTGCCGTTCTTCTTGGCCTTGAGCAGCTCGAGGGCTTTCGGCTCGTACCCCGGCGCGATGCAGCCGTCCGAGACCTCGCGGCTGATGACCCTGGCCGTTGATTCATCCACGGTATCGGACAGCGCAATCCAGTCTCCGAACGATGCCAGGCGGTCCGCGCCCCGGGCCCGGACGTAGGCAATCGCGAGCGGCGATAGGTCGAGTCCGGACACGAAGCAGGACTCGGCGAGTTCGGCGGAGAGCGGCTTGGCGATGGCCGCGCCGGCCGGAGAGACGTGCTTGAATGAGGCGGCCGAGGGTAGCCCGGTCAGTTCCCTCATCTCGCGTACCAGTTGCCACGAGTTGAGCGCATCGAGCAGATTGACGTATCCGGGTGCGCCAGACAAGACCTTGAACGGCAGCTTCCCTTCTGCAACGAACGCGCGGGCCGGAGACTGGTGCGGATTGACGCCGTAGCGGAGCTTTATCTCATCCATGCCGGTTCACGTTAGCGATGCGGGGCGCAAAGTCAAGCGGAGGACGCGGATAAATCAGAATTCAGAGACCAGAAACCAGAATTCAGAATTGCGGACGGGGATCGGATACTCGCAGATTACGCAGATTGTGGATCCGGAACGAACAACGATAGACGATGAACGATGGACGAAGGAACGAGTGCCGCAGTTGACCATTTAGAGCGTAGATGGTAACGTTTCTAGGCTACAAGTGGTTCCGCTGTCATAGCTTTCTGAGTAAAGGAGTCCCAGATGAATCAGATTCTTGTGCTCGAAGGAAGCCCTCGAACGGGCAACACGAGCGCCGTGACCGATTGGGTGCTGGCCGGGATGCGCAAGGGCAACAAGGTCACCCGCGTGAAGTTGTGCGAGCTTAACATTCATCCCTGCCAGGAGTGTTTCACCTGCACCAAGACCAAGAAAGGTGCAGGCTGTGCGCAGGACGACGACATGCTGGGGCTGTATGACAAGATGATTGATGCCGACCTCATCATCTGGGCCAGCCCGATATTCTGCTGGGGCGTGACAGGCCAGAC
It encodes the following:
- a CDS encoding phosphoribosylaminoimidazolecarboxamide formyltransferase, encoding MDEIKLRYGVNPHQSPARAFVAEGKLPFKVLSGAPGYVNLLDALNSWQLVREMRELTGLPSAASFKHVSPAGAAIAKPLSAELAESCFVSGLDLSPLAIAYVRARGADRLASFGDWIALSDTVDESTARVISREVSDGCIAPGYEPKALELLKAKKNGTYPVLEMDPAYKPSETEARQVFGVTLEQARNNALVTPALLDKVVTVKKQIPAEAGTNMLVATLALKYTQSNSVCLAYDGQVIGMGAGQQSRIACTRIACAKADKWLLRLHPRVRSLDFKKGTTRTEKANAIDLYLEEDATEAELKAWRLCFKTVPAPLSRDEKQEWLARFDGVALSSDAFIPFRDNIDRAARSGVRYVVQTGGSSRDDGIIRAADEYGMVMVFTGLRLFHH
- a CDS encoding flavodoxin family protein codes for the protein MNQILVLEGSPRTGNTSAVTDWVLAGMRKGNKVTRVKLCELNIHPCQECFTCTKTKKGAGCAQDDDMLGLYDKMIDADLIIWASPIFCWGVTGQTKMALDRCFALLTGEDLLKGSKWALVLTAGGDAFDGADLAVQMFSRLARYGGIKYVGQHVVAPCPDGAKLKTNAKLHESAKEFGKELAKALRAG